One genomic region from Podarcis raffonei isolate rPodRaf1 chromosome Z, rPodRaf1.pri, whole genome shotgun sequence encodes:
- the NSDHL gene encoding sterol-4-alpha-carboxylate 3-dehydrogenase, decarboxylating has product MATRLRQSRRKCTVIGGSGFLGQHMVQSLLEKGYTVNVFDVREGFKNSKVQFFLGDLCNKKDLLPALQGVTVVFHCASPSPSSHNRDLFYKVNYLGTKAVIEACKEAGVEKLVLTSSASVVFEGTDIKHGTEDLPYAKKPIDYYTETKILQEKEVLSANDPERNFFTTAIRPHGIFGPQDPHLVPVIIQAAKSGKMKFMIGDGQNLVDFTFVENVVHGHMLAAEQLERDSPLCGKAFNITNDEPILFWEFMSRILMGLDYEAPKYHIPYWLAYYLAFLLSLVVTLLSPFVTVHPTFTPMRVALAGTFHYYSCERAKKHMGYKPLVSLDEAMAKTLKSFPHLHRAA; this is encoded by the exons ATGGCTACTCGACTAAGACAG TCCAGAAGGAAATGCACTGTGATTGGTGGCTCAGGGTTCCTGGGTCAGCACATGGTACAAAGTCTGCTAGAGAAAGGCTACACAGTTAATGTGTTCGATGTCCGTGAGGGCTTTAAGAACAGCAAGGTGCAGTTCTTCCTAGGTGATCTCTGCAACAAAAAG GATCTGCTTCCAGCTTTACAGGGGGTGACTGTCGTGTTTCACTGTGCCTCACCGTCACCTTCCAGCCACAACAGAGATCTTTTCTACAAAGTCAATTATTTGGGGACCAAAGCAGTCATCGAGGCTTGTAAGGAAGCTGGTGTCGAA AAACTGGTGTTGACTAGCAGTGCCAGTGTGGTCTTCGAGGGCACAGATATTAAGCATGGAACTGAAGATCTCCCCTACGCAAAGAAACCCATTGACTACTATACAGAAACCAAGATTCTGCAGGAGAAG GAGGTGCTGAGCGCCAACGACCCAGAGAGGAATTTCTTCACCACTGCTATTCGTCCCCATGGCATCTTTGGCCCACAAGACCCTCACCTGGTTCCTGTCATTATCCAAGCAGCCAAGAGTGGCAAGATGAAGTTCATGATTGG AGATGGACAGAACTTGGTGGATTTTACCTTTGTGGAAAATGTGGTCCATGGGCACATGCTGGCTGCAGAGCAACTTGAGAGAGACTCTCCCCTGTGTGGAAAG GCATTTAACATCACGAACGACGAACCAATCCTCTTTTGGGAGTTTATGTCGCGCATCCTGATGGGCCTGGACTACGAGGCTCCCAAATACCACATTCCCTATTGGCTGGCCTATTACTTGGCCTTCCTCCTGTCACTGGTGGTTACGCTGCTGAGCCCCTTCGTCACCGTCCATCCCACCTTCACCCCCATGCGGGTGGCGCTTGCTGGAACGTTCCACTATTACAGCTGTGAGCGGGCCAAAAAGCACATGGGCTACAAGCCACTGGTTAGCCTGGATGAAGCCATGGCAAAGACTCTCAAGAGCTTCCCTCACCTCCACCGTGCTGCGTAG